TCCTGCGCAACCACATCATGCGCATGTTCGAGCTGGCCTCCCTCACGGACGAACCGGCCCTGCAGCGCGAACTGCTCACCTTCGCGGTGGCCGGGGGCGGCCCCACGGGCGTGGAGTTCGCCGGGGCCCTGGCGGAGCTCATCCGTGGGCCTGTCGCCAAGGATTTCCCCCTGCTGAACCTGAGCCAGGCCCGCGTGGTGCTGCTGGAGGCCGGGAACAAGGTGCTCGGCCCCTTCCACGAGTCGCAGCAGCGCTACGCCTTGAACACCCTGGGCCGCAAAGGCGTGGAGGTGCACCTGGGCGCCGTGGTCTCCAGGGTGTCGCCGGACAGGGTTGATTTCAAGGACGGCAGCTCCCTGCCCACACGCACGGTTGTCTGGGCCGCGGGCGTCAGCGGGCCGGACGTTGCCCGGGATCTGGGGCTGGAGGTCGGCCCAGGCGGTCGCATCCCCGTGAACGAGAACCTGCAGGCCCGCTCCCACCCGGACATATTCGTGGTGGGGGACATGTCCTGGTTCGAGGGGCCGGGCGGAGCGCTGCCCATGCTGGCCCCCGTGGCCATGGACCAGGGGCGCGCGGCCGCCAGAAACGCAGTGCGCCTGCTCGAAGGCAAGCAGCTCAAGCCCTTCCGCTACCGCAGCAAGGGGGTCATGGCCACCATCGGGCGGTCGGCGGCGGTGGCCAGCCTGGGCAGGCTGCGCATCATGGGCTTCGGGGCCTGGGCCGCATGGCTCTTCGTGCACCTGATGATGCTCATCGGCTTCAGAAACAGGCTGGCGGTGCTCATCAACTGGGCCTGGGACTACCTGTTCTTCGAACGCTCGGTGCGCCTGATCATCCCCGCGAGGGCCAGGAGGGCGCGCGGGGACAAGCATGCGGAAGAGGAACGTCCCGCCGGGGGGAAGGACGGACGCTAGGGACCAGTCAAGCCGGTTTGGGCAGGGTGAGCCCGGGAAGGGTCAGGGGAGTTCGCTGCGCCTTGCGCTTGCGGCGCTCGAAGATTTCAGGGCGGGAGCCGAGGCGGAAGCGCCACAGTGGGCAGGGCTCGAAGGGCGCGCGGCAGCCAGGCGAGGCGGCGCAGGCACGCACTCCCTCGCGGTCCCCGCAGCAGATCAGGCATTGCCTGCGGATGGCGCGCACGGGGGGCCTGTCCGCGCCTTCGGCGTCGGCCATGCGGAAGGCGTGCAGGGGGCAGCCGAGGGCGCCGCATTCGGCCACCAACTGGTAGGAGCCGCCCATGCAGGCCACGCAGAACTTGCGGATGGACTCGAGCGCGCCGAGTTTGCGCGTGGTCGTCCCGCTCATGTGCCCTCCCGAGAAATGGTTTCGATTCGTGCCGTTTTGCGCCCCGTCGGCGCAGGATATGCTCCCTGTGAGCCTTCCGGCCCTAAAATGCAAGAGGCAGCTGCCGATAGGAGGAGCAAGGAAAGTGGAAAAACCATGAACAAACTTCTCGCAGTACCGGTTTTGGCGTTCGCACTGACCTGCGTTTTCGCCGGACCGGGCCTGGCGGCCTCGTCCGAGAGCGAGAAGGAGCGCCGATTGGCCGAGAAGTACCGCCAGTGCATCGAAGCCTGCCGGAAGCACGTCCGCAAGCCGGGAAACACTCCGGCTGACTGGTCGCGCGAGATCCGCGAGGAGGCCCGCATCGACGCCTGCGAGCATCATTGCGACAGGCTGATGCTGCGCGGATTCAGGAAATAGTCGAATCTGCCACAGCGGGCGGATTACGTCGTGTTCAAGTGGGTCGACATGTGCGTATGAAAACTGTATAAGAAGCAATCTCATTACAGGCGTAGTCACCATGTCCGTCACCCACCCCGCGATTACCAGTCCACGCTCACGAACCATCCTCAAGGACATCCTCGCCCATGGGCTCATCAGCATCCGCTCCGGCGCGACCCTGGGCCGCGCCCTGGGGCAGATGCACAAGGAGCGCATCAGCGCCCTGGTCTGTCTGAACCGGGGGCGGCCCGTGGGCATTCTCACCGAGAGGGGTGCCCTCACAGCCCTGGCCGGGACCGGGCAGGACGGCTTGAAGCGTCCGTTGCGCGAGATCATGACTTCTCCGGTGTGCACCGCCGTCGAGGACACGCCCGTACACGAGGCCTTCAGCCTATTGCTGAACAAAGGCATCCGGCACCTCGTGGTTGTGGACGCCAAAGGCCGGGCCGTGGGCATGGTCACCCAGACCAACATGGTCCAGCATCTGGGCGTGGAATACTTCGTGGAGGTCAAGCGCGTGGGCCAGATCATGACGCG
The nucleotide sequence above comes from Fundidesulfovibrio soli. Encoded proteins:
- a CDS encoding NAD(P)/FAD-dependent oxidoreductase; this translates as MPQAGSAAKTVVVAGAGFGGLWAAKTLAGAGVDVVLVDRHNFHTFLPLLYQVAAAELEPSQVAYPVRGVFRDCRNVRVALGEVRGIDFGARALLTDGPPVPYDCLILALGSQTNFFGVQGAPENCFGLKSLEEGIVLRNHIMRMFELASLTDEPALQRELLTFAVAGGGPTGVEFAGALAELIRGPVAKDFPLLNLSQARVVLLEAGNKVLGPFHESQQRYALNTLGRKGVEVHLGAVVSRVSPDRVDFKDGSSLPTRTVVWAAGVSGPDVARDLGLEVGPGGRIPVNENLQARSHPDIFVVGDMSWFEGPGGALPMLAPVAMDQGRAAARNAVRLLEGKQLKPFRYRSKGVMATIGRSAAVASLGRLRIMGFGAWAAWLFVHLMMLIGFRNRLAVLINWAWDYLFFERSVRLIIPARARRARGDKHAEEERPAGGKDGR
- a CDS encoding restriction endonuclease encodes the protein MSGTTTRKLGALESIRKFCVACMGGSYQLVAECGALGCPLHAFRMADAEGADRPPVRAIRRQCLICCGDREGVRACAASPGCRAPFEPCPLWRFRLGSRPEIFERRKRKAQRTPLTLPGLTLPKPA